The genomic DNA CCCGCCGCGACATTCGTGATTTGCCGCTCGGCGCCGGCACTGCCGACCGACACCGCGTTCGCCCGATCGGCAACCGAACCGGCACCGAGCGCCACCGCGCCATCCGCGGTGGCGGCGGCGTTCCAGCCGAACGCCGATGCACCGTTCCCTTTCGCGACGGCCTGAGCCCCAATTGCGCTTGCCGTGTCGCCGGCCGCGCTCGCATTCGCACCGAGCGCGAGCGCCGCCGCGCCATTTGCCGATGCATTGGCGCCGAGCGCGGCCGCGTGCGTGCCGCTTGCCTGCGCAGCCTCGCTCGCGGCATTGCCGTTCACGACGATGAACGGGCTCGGCGCGCGCGGCAAATCGTTGATGATCGCCTGACTGATCGCACTGTTCAGCTGGCCCAGGTTGACCGCATCGGAATCGGCCGCGCCATTCGCCACGTTGTGAATCTGCGTGCCGCCGGCGCGGCCCTGACCAAGTGTGACGCTGCCGTAGTCGACACGGCCATCGATGTTGTCGTAGGTCACCGCGCTGGTCGCGTGGCCGTTGCCATCGATCAGACCTGCGTCCTTCAATTGACGCACGTTGACCGCGTCGGTATCAGCAACGCCCGCTGCGACGTTCGCGATCTGACGCTCGTACCCGGCGGCACCGACCGATACGACGTTCTCGCGGTCCGCAACCGAGTTCGCCCCGAGCGCAATCGAATTCGCCGCCGTCGCGCGCGCATTGCCGCCGATCGCTACCGCCTCGGCGCCTGTTGCCGCCGCATCGCTCAACACCGAGTTCGCGCGGAAGTATCGGACCACCGTCGTCGTGCCGCCCGAGATGTTGTTGATCACGTTGGTCAGATCGTCGATGCGGATCGTATTCGCGCTTACGCGCCCATCGAGATTCGTCAACGCATCGCCGACGTTGTGATACAGATCACCGCCAATCGTGTATGCCGGGGCCAGCACGCTGCCATCGGCCCCGACCGCCGCGCCGCCGCCGAGCGCTGCCGTGACGCCCTTTAATTGCGCGACGTTGACGACATCGGTATCAAAGGTGCCTGCCGCCACGTTGATGATTTGCCGCTGCAGATCCGCATTGCCGATCGACACCGCGTTCTGCCGGCTCGCGATCGAGTTCGCGCCTAGCGCGACGCTGCCCGCGCCGGTTGCTAGCGTGTCCGCGCCTAGCGCAAGCGCACGCGCCGCGTCCGCACCGGTCGCCGCGTTCGAGCCCAGCGCGACCGACTCCGCACCCGACGCAGTCGACTCCGCACCCATCGCAAGCGTCGCGGCGCCGTCAGCTCGCGCCAGATAGCCGATCGCAACGGCACTGTCCGATTCGAAGCCTGTGGTCGCGCCCGTGCCGATCGCGGTCGTGCGCAACCCCAGCGCTCCCGCACCCGACCCGACTGCAGTCGAATAGTTGCGCGCCGCGAATGCGCCGGCGCCGACTGCGCTCGCGTTGATACCCGAAGCGGCCGATGTTGGGCCGACCGCCATCGCATTGAGATCGGCGGATGCATGAGTCGGCACGCCCGGCGTGGTGTTCGGGCTCACCGCGATGTAATCGGTGACGAGCGCCGCGGCAAGCACGGTCGCCGGCAACGGCAGCGCGGATGGTTGAGTCAGGATCTGCTGCATCATCTGAAGCGGCACGCGGTCCGCTTCGGCCGTCTCAATCGCATCGGCCGCCCGCGCAGCATGCGCGAACGAGGCCGCGCCGACTCCGACCGCAAGCACCGCAAGCCGCGCCTTTCCCGCCGGCGGCCGCAGCAGCCATCGCCGCGCACTGCGCTCAGC from Paraburkholderia edwinii includes the following:
- a CDS encoding YadA family autotransporter adhesin; the protein is MKNRRYVTRARDQYASVVGAERSARRWLLRPPAGKARLAVLAVGVGAASFAHAARAADAIETAEADRVPLQMMQQILTQPSALPLPATVLAAALVTDYIAVSPNTTPGVPTHASADLNAMAVGPTSAASGINASAVGAGAFAARNYSTAVGSGAGALGLRTTAIGTGATTGFESDSAVAIGYLARADGAATLAMGAESTASGAESVALGSNAATGADAARALALGADTLATGAGSVALGANSIASRQNAVSIGNADLQRQIINVAAGTFDTDVVNVAQLKGVTAALGGGAAVGADGSVLAPAYTIGGDLYHNVGDALTNLDGRVSANTIRIDDLTNVINNISGGTTTVVRYFRANSVLSDAAATGAEAVAIGGNARATAANSIALGANSVADRENVVSVGAAGYERQIANVAAGVADTDAVNVRQLKDAGLIDGNGHATSAVTYDNIDGRVDYGSVTLGQGRAGGTQIHNVANGAADSDAVNLGQLNSAISQAIINDLPRAPSPFIVVNGNAASEAAQASGTHAAALGANASANGAAALALGANASAAGDTASAIGAQAVAKGNGASAFGWNAAATADGAVALGAGSVADRANAVSVGSAGAERQITNVAAGTRGTDAVNLDQLNAAFNQTNQALNDLDRSTRKGIASASALQIVTPYLPGRTTLNAGVAAYRGQAALALGVSRWSEKGTFNVNAGVASSGGNSTIVRAGVGFVIGD